The proteins below come from a single Comamonas antarctica genomic window:
- a CDS encoding urate hydroxylase PuuD encodes MESYFLDWANLLLRWLHVITAIAWVGSSFYFVFLDSSLTPPQDEDLKKQGVSGELWAVHGGGFYHPVKFAVSPPKLPDHLHWFYWESYTTWLSGFALLTVSYLWNADIYLVDPSNPHALHPHAAIAAALAFLVVFWLLYDGICRVFGQRERGDAIVGALVLVLVCGAAWLACHIFPGQTAFLLMGAMLATSMSANVFFWIIPGQRTVVADLKAGRPVDPIHGKRGKQRSVHNTYFTLPVLFAMLSNHYGWLHSHAQNWLVLILMMFAGAAIRQFFVMRHGFKLGRNRHPWPYALAGVLVLIATAVWLKPVPKAAAAPVAAAAPSAAPAAGVPGYDAMSTLFTQHCVVCHSAATLAQKNVKLDTPEDVKLHAAQVYQQVVVLRKMPFGNPGALTDDERSLVKRWYEGGAPVQ; translated from the coding sequence ATGGAAAGCTACTTTCTCGATTGGGCCAATCTGCTGCTGCGGTGGCTGCACGTCATCACCGCGATTGCCTGGGTGGGCTCGTCGTTCTACTTCGTGTTTCTCGACAGCAGCCTCACGCCGCCCCAGGACGAAGACCTGAAGAAGCAGGGCGTGAGCGGCGAACTCTGGGCGGTGCACGGCGGCGGCTTCTACCATCCCGTGAAGTTCGCGGTATCGCCGCCGAAGCTGCCCGACCACCTGCACTGGTTCTACTGGGAAAGCTATACGACCTGGCTCAGCGGCTTTGCGCTGCTCACGGTGTCGTACCTGTGGAACGCCGACATCTACCTCGTCGATCCGTCCAACCCGCATGCGCTGCACCCGCATGCGGCCATTGCCGCGGCGCTTGCCTTCCTGGTCGTGTTCTGGCTGCTGTACGACGGCATCTGCCGCGTGTTCGGCCAGCGCGAGCGCGGCGATGCGATCGTCGGCGCGCTGGTGCTGGTGCTGGTCTGCGGGGCCGCCTGGCTGGCCTGCCACATCTTCCCGGGCCAGACCGCCTTCCTGCTGATGGGCGCGATGCTCGCCACCTCGATGAGCGCCAACGTCTTCTTCTGGATCATTCCAGGCCAGCGCACCGTGGTGGCGGACCTGAAGGCGGGCCGGCCCGTCGATCCCATCCACGGCAAGCGCGGCAAGCAGCGCAGCGTGCACAACACCTACTTCACGCTGCCGGTGCTGTTTGCGATGCTCTCCAACCACTATGGCTGGCTGCACAGCCACGCGCAGAACTGGCTGGTGCTGATCCTGATGATGTTCGCGGGCGCGGCCATCCGCCAGTTCTTCGTCATGCGCCATGGCTTCAAGCTGGGCCGCAACCGCCATCCCTGGCCCTATGCGCTGGCCGGCGTGCTGGTGCTGATCGCCACGGCCGTGTGGCTCAAGCCGGTGCCGAAGGCGGCGGCGGCGCCCGTGGCGGCAGCCGCGCCGTCTGCGGCCCCGGCGGCGGGCGTTCCCGGCTATGACGCGATGAGCACGCTGTTCACCCAGCACTGCGTGGTCTGCCACAGCGCGGCCACGCTGGCGCAGAAGAACGTCAAGCTCGACACGCCCGAGGACGTCAAGCTGCATGCGGCGCAGGTCTACCAGCAGGTCGTGGTGCTGCGCAAGATGCCGTTTGGCAATCCGGGCGCGTTGACCGATGACGAGCGCAGCCTGGTCAAGCGCTGGTACGAGGGCGGCGCCCCCGTGCAATGA
- a CDS encoding glycerate kinase type-2 family protein encodes MTTKNTSETGALPDPHRQPCEFLQALFATAVRSAQPLHAMAAHLPPPPRGRTLVIGAGKAGAAMAQAVEALWPAEAPLSGLVVTRYHHVPERPAGLAPRIEVVEASHPVPDAAGMQAAERILALVQGLTADDLVLCLISGGGSSLLTLPAEGLTLEDKQRINRQLLESGADIAEMNCVRKHLSRIKGGRLAAACAPAQVATLTISDVPGDDPATIASGPTVADAGSCAEALAIIDRLKIELPAAVRAGLESGALETPKPGAAMFDGHGLAVISAPQQALEAAAAQVRAAGLHAYVLSDEIEGESREVGRVHAALARAAARPGQPFQPFQTPCVLLSGGETTVTVRPRAPGAPKGRGGRAGEFCLGLAQALQGQPGIWALAADTDGIDGVEDNAGALVTPDTLARARAQGLSLRDHLERNDAWTFFDQLGDLVVTGPTFTNVNDFRALLVLGADS; translated from the coding sequence ATGACTACAAAAAATACTTCCGAGACAGGCGCGCTGCCCGATCCGCACCGGCAGCCGTGCGAATTCCTCCAGGCGCTGTTTGCCACGGCGGTGCGCAGCGCGCAGCCGCTGCATGCGATGGCCGCGCACCTGCCGCCGCCGCCGCGCGGGCGCACGCTGGTGATCGGCGCGGGCAAGGCCGGCGCCGCGATGGCGCAGGCGGTCGAGGCGCTGTGGCCGGCCGAAGCGCCGCTGAGCGGGCTGGTCGTCACGCGCTACCACCATGTGCCCGAACGCCCCGCGGGCCTGGCGCCGCGCATCGAGGTCGTCGAGGCGTCGCACCCGGTGCCCGATGCCGCGGGCATGCAGGCCGCCGAACGCATCCTGGCGCTGGTGCAGGGCCTCACGGCCGACGACCTGGTGCTGTGCCTGATCTCGGGCGGCGGCTCGTCGCTGCTGACGCTGCCGGCCGAGGGACTCACGCTCGAAGACAAGCAGCGCATCAACCGCCAGCTGCTGGAAAGCGGCGCCGACATTGCCGAGATGAATTGCGTGCGCAAGCACCTGTCGCGCATCAAGGGCGGGCGCCTGGCCGCGGCCTGCGCGCCCGCACAGGTTGCCACGCTGACGATCAGCGACGTGCCCGGCGACGACCCGGCGACGATTGCCAGCGGTCCGACGGTGGCCGATGCCGGCAGCTGCGCCGAGGCGCTGGCCATCATCGACCGGCTGAAGATCGAGTTGCCCGCCGCGGTGCGCGCGGGCCTGGAGAGCGGCGCGCTGGAAACGCCCAAGCCCGGCGCAGCGATGTTCGACGGCCATGGGCTGGCCGTCATCTCGGCGCCGCAGCAGGCGCTCGAAGCCGCGGCGGCGCAGGTGCGCGCCGCGGGCCTGCACGCCTATGTGCTCAGCGACGAGATCGAAGGCGAGTCGCGCGAGGTCGGCCGCGTGCATGCGGCGCTGGCGCGCGCGGCGGCGCGCCCGGGCCAGCCGTTCCAGCCCTTCCAGACGCCCTGCGTGCTGCTCAGCGGCGGCGAGACCACGGTCACGGTGCGGCCACGCGCGCCCGGTGCGCCCAAGGGCCGCGGCGGGCGCGCGGGCGAGTTCTGCCTGGGCCTGGCCCAGGCGCTGCAGGGCCAGCCCGGCATCTGGGCGCTGGCGGCCGACACCGACGGCATCGATGGCGTCGAGGACAACGCCGGCGCGCTGGTCACGCCCGATACGCTGGCGCGCGCCCGCGCGCAGGGCCTGTCGCTGCGCGACCATCTGGAGCGCAACGATGCCTGGACCTTCTTCGATCAGCTCGGCGATCTGGTGGTCACGGGCCCCACCTTCACCAATGTCAACGATTTCCGCGCGTTGCTCGTGCTCGGCGCGGATTCTTGA
- a CDS encoding Crp/Fnr family transcriptional regulator, which yields MLSLPSVDALSPAEHRSAGSLLRARHTRCADVLYLDRGRVALGILESTGKLQHQLGLVEGPAWLDAAFALRRRSCSLDMVAQGPVQLRRVALGSFDAGVQRLPPLLRGLVDDLAQAYCAQTDLALSRLLQDAEGRCAQWLLQHAQAGPEGRVQVLLKERKRQIAARLGIAPETFSRVLRQLRDQGLVAGKGNLLQLPHPAGLQMLLAD from the coding sequence ATGTTGTCCCTGCCCAGCGTCGATGCCCTTTCCCCTGCCGAGCACCGCAGCGCGGGTTCGCTGCTGCGCGCGCGCCACACGCGCTGCGCCGACGTGCTGTATCTGGACCGTGGCCGGGTCGCGCTCGGGATTCTCGAATCGACGGGCAAGCTGCAGCATCAGCTGGGCCTGGTCGAGGGACCGGCCTGGCTCGACGCGGCGTTTGCGCTGCGCCGGCGCAGTTGCAGCCTTGACATGGTGGCCCAGGGCCCGGTGCAACTGCGCCGCGTGGCGCTGGGCAGCTTCGATGCCGGCGTGCAGCGCCTGCCGCCCCTGCTGCGCGGCTTGGTCGATGACCTGGCCCAGGCGTATTGCGCGCAGACCGACCTGGCACTGAGCCGGCTGCTGCAAGACGCCGAGGGGCGCTGCGCGCAATGGCTGCTTCAGCATGCGCAGGCCGGGCCCGAGGGCCGGGTGCAGGTGCTGCTCAAGGAGCGCAAGCGGCAGATTGCCGCGCGCCTGGGCATTGCGCCCGAAACCTTCTCGCGCGTGCTGCGCCAGTTGCGCGATCAGGGGCTGGTGGCCGGCAAGGGCAACCTGCTGCAGCTGCCGCATCCCGCGGGGCTGCAGATGCTGCTCGCGGATTGA
- a CDS encoding sensor domain-containing diguanylate cyclase, with amino-acid sequence MAPDADLSRAAGLSEEGRLPPRARLGPLLRSLLLLLVAAVLLAGAGSAWYVQRGVAQEFVARAVDQQAEEVEVVARLLAARIEQQQKVLLALADSLPLKRLQDSAALAGELHQELPLADWFDSLSVALADGRVMAYMRAGKDRPLESLDGNERELLRRTLAGGKPMVGTVLQPEGEDLRLLFTAPLRTSAGAVVGVMAGGMRLSSQALLPPTAADGWSASRLMLVAPDGSIVAHSSPARWLGHVRDEAGLGLPFLRTLQAQLPVQSRSTSQAEDGYLYTLAGMPLPQWFVVRVARLEAPPLWGLSGEGSAALLGAAALALLAAAAMVVLAYPWMELTARAEQLLQRHAPGRMPRLGCMPSVAHAWGEVAVLWRALHALSRQRDTQARRAARFQAQTQTILEEAPVAIVVTRHDRVELLGMQAARLLGYAPDELQGYPIRQLCASDAEHARLMERIHWEMRAYGQFNGEVSLMHKNGHPVWLRMQGRRVASPLRRDAGAGVAMVWMVRDVTDQRKARAHPQWMAQHDALTQLPNRESFTLRLQQWLDERRKAPAEGGVLLFLDLDHFASVNDVAGHDAGDALLRHFARLLETLVPAPGVAARLGGDEFAVLLPESSLREGRAHASQLCEAVGAWEASYQGQRFWLGVSIGLVVLDAQSSIAAMLHAADMACYEAKRQGRGRVQVQERCEIAENGAGPG; translated from the coding sequence ATGGCCCCTGATGCCGACCTCTCCCGTGCCGCCGGCCTGTCCGAAGAGGGCCGCCTGCCGCCGCGAGCCCGGCTCGGGCCGCTGCTGCGCAGCCTGCTGCTGCTGCTGGTCGCGGCCGTGCTGCTGGCCGGCGCGGGCAGTGCCTGGTATGTGCAGCGCGGCGTTGCGCAGGAGTTCGTGGCGCGCGCTGTCGACCAGCAGGCCGAAGAGGTCGAAGTGGTGGCGCGGCTGCTGGCCGCGCGCATCGAGCAGCAGCAGAAGGTGTTGCTGGCGCTGGCCGATTCCCTTCCGCTCAAGCGCCTGCAAGACAGTGCGGCACTGGCCGGCGAACTGCACCAGGAACTGCCGCTGGCCGACTGGTTCGATTCGCTGAGCGTGGCGCTGGCCGACGGCCGGGTCATGGCCTACATGCGCGCCGGCAAGGACCGTCCGCTGGAATCGCTCGACGGCAACGAGCGCGAACTGCTGCGCCGTACGCTGGCGGGCGGCAAGCCCATGGTCGGCACGGTGCTGCAGCCCGAAGGCGAGGACCTGCGGCTGCTGTTCACCGCGCCGCTGCGCACCAGCGCGGGCGCGGTGGTCGGCGTCATGGCCGGCGGCATGCGGCTGTCATCTCAGGCCTTGCTGCCCCCCACCGCGGCCGACGGCTGGAGCGCGAGCCGGCTGATGCTGGTCGCGCCCGACGGCAGCATCGTCGCCCACTCCAGCCCCGCGCGCTGGCTGGGCCATGTGCGCGACGAAGCCGGCCTGGGACTGCCTTTCCTGCGCACGCTGCAGGCGCAATTGCCGGTGCAAAGCCGCAGCACCAGCCAGGCCGAGGACGGATATCTCTATACGCTGGCAGGAATGCCGCTGCCGCAATGGTTCGTGGTGCGCGTGGCGCGCCTGGAGGCGCCGCCGCTGTGGGGCCTGTCGGGCGAGGGCAGCGCGGCGCTGCTGGGCGCGGCCGCGCTGGCGCTGCTCGCGGCGGCGGCGATGGTCGTGCTGGCCTATCCCTGGATGGAGCTCACGGCGCGTGCCGAGCAACTGCTGCAGCGCCATGCGCCGGGACGCATGCCGCGGCTCGGCTGCATGCCTTCGGTGGCCCATGCCTGGGGCGAGGTCGCGGTGCTGTGGCGCGCGCTGCATGCACTGTCGCGCCAGCGCGATACCCAGGCGCGGCGCGCCGCGCGCTTTCAGGCCCAGACGCAGACCATCCTCGAGGAAGCACCCGTGGCCATCGTCGTCACGCGCCACGACCGCGTGGAGCTGCTGGGCATGCAGGCCGCACGCCTGCTGGGCTATGCGCCCGATGAATTGCAGGGCTACCCGATCCGCCAGCTCTGCGCCAGCGATGCCGAGCATGCGCGGCTGATGGAGCGCATCCACTGGGAGATGCGCGCCTATGGGCAGTTCAACGGCGAAGTCTCGCTGATGCACAAGAACGGCCACCCGGTGTGGCTGCGCATGCAGGGCCGGCGCGTGGCCTCGCCGCTGCGCCGCGATGCCGGGGCCGGCGTGGCCATGGTGTGGATGGTCAGGGACGTGACCGACCAGCGCAAGGCGCGCGCCCACCCGCAGTGGATGGCCCAGCACGATGCGCTGACGCAGCTGCCCAACCGCGAATCCTTCACCTTGCGGCTGCAGCAGTGGCTGGACGAGCGCCGCAAGGCGCCGGCCGAGGGCGGGGTGCTGCTGTTTCTCGATCTCGACCATTTCGCCAGCGTCAACGATGTCGCCGGGCACGACGCCGGCGATGCGCTGCTGCGGCATTTCGCGCGCCTTCTCGAAACCCTGGTGCCCGCCCCGGGCGTCGCGGCGCGGCTGGGCGGCGACGAGTTCGCCGTGCTGCTGCCGGAATCGAGCCTGCGCGAGGGCCGCGCCCATGCCAGCCAGCTGTGCGAAGCCGTGGGCGCCTGGGAGGCGTCCTACCAGGGCCAGCGCTTCTGGCTGGGCGTGAGCATAGGCCTGGTGGTGCTCGATGCACAAAGCAGCATTGCGGCCATGCTGCATGCCGCCGACATGGCCTGCTACGAAGCCAAGCGCCAGGGCCGCGGCCGGGTGCAGGTGCAGGAGCGCTGCGAGATCGCGGAGAACGGGGCGGGGCCGGGGTGA
- the xdhB gene encoding xanthine dehydrogenase molybdopterin binding subunit: MGRSHIHESAQAQVLGAAHYIDDLPELKGTLFAAPILSKVAHGRLRGVDAAAALALPGVCGVVLAADVPGDKILAAFGHDEPVFALDSVQHVGQVIGLVVADSQRLARRAARLVVCDIDPLPAVLDVHTAHAQQSYVLPPVFVRRGDAEGALLRSPHRLGGRLEVGGQEHFYLEGQIAYALPLEQRQWHVYSSTQHPGEVQHWVAHALGLENHAVKVECRRMGGGFGGKETQAGHLAVWACLAAHKFGAPVKLRLDRDDDFMVTGKRHPFAYEYDVGFDDTGLIFGLQLEMFANCGFSADLSGPVADRAIFHADNAYFLSDVAIASYRCKTNTQSHTAFRGFGGPQGVIVIEAIMGDIARQLGLDALAVRMRNLYDADPRGQRSLTHYQMRVEDNILHALLPALAKSADYHARQAAIGDWNAGQPIIKRGLAITPVKFGISFTATLFNQAGALVHVYTDGSVQVNHGGAEMGQGLNTKVAQIVADELGVPLARVLVTASDTSKIPNASATAASSGTDLNGRAAQYAARTVRNNLAAFVAGLDGCGAGAVDFAGGLVRTPRSERRWEDVVGEAYANRIQLWSDGFYRTPKIHYDKHTLTGRPFYYFAYGAACTEVALDTLTGESRVLRVDILHDVGHSINPALDIGQIEGGFVQGMGWLTTEQLVWNDQGLLTTHAPSTYKIPTAGDIPAHFQVDLWPEANREDNVGGSKAVGEPPFMLAISVYEALRNAVAASRPPALAQQPLTLTAPATAENLLRAMGRV, from the coding sequence ATGGGCCGGTCGCACATCCATGAAAGCGCGCAGGCGCAGGTGCTGGGCGCGGCCCACTACATCGACGACCTGCCCGAACTCAAGGGCACGCTGTTTGCCGCGCCCATCCTGTCCAAGGTGGCGCACGGCCGGCTGCGCGGCGTCGACGCCGCGGCGGCCCTGGCGCTGCCCGGGGTCTGCGGCGTCGTGCTCGCGGCCGATGTGCCCGGCGACAAGATCCTCGCCGCGTTCGGCCACGACGAGCCGGTGTTCGCCCTCGACAGCGTGCAGCACGTCGGCCAGGTGATAGGCCTGGTGGTGGCCGACAGCCAGCGCCTTGCGCGCCGCGCGGCGCGCCTGGTGGTCTGCGACATCGACCCGCTGCCCGCGGTGCTCGACGTGCACACCGCGCATGCGCAGCAAAGCTATGTGCTGCCGCCGGTGTTCGTGCGCCGCGGCGATGCCGAAGGCGCGCTGCTGCGCAGCCCGCACCGCCTGGGCGGCCGGCTCGAAGTCGGCGGCCAGGAACATTTCTACCTCGAAGGCCAGATCGCCTACGCGCTGCCGCTCGAGCAGCGCCAGTGGCATGTGTACTCCAGCACCCAGCACCCGGGCGAGGTGCAGCACTGGGTCGCGCATGCGCTGGGCCTGGAGAACCATGCGGTCAAGGTGGAGTGCCGGCGCATGGGCGGCGGCTTCGGCGGCAAGGAGACCCAGGCCGGGCACCTGGCGGTCTGGGCCTGCCTGGCGGCGCACAAGTTCGGCGCTCCGGTCAAGCTGCGGCTCGACCGCGACGACGACTTCATGGTCACCGGCAAGCGCCATCCTTTTGCGTATGAATACGACGTCGGCTTCGACGACACCGGCCTGATCTTCGGCCTGCAGCTGGAGATGTTCGCCAACTGCGGTTTCTCGGCCGACCTGTCGGGACCGGTGGCCGACCGCGCGATCTTCCACGCCGACAACGCCTATTTCCTCAGCGACGTCGCCATTGCCTCCTACCGCTGCAAGACCAACACCCAGAGCCATACCGCCTTCCGCGGCTTTGGCGGGCCCCAGGGCGTGATCGTCATCGAGGCCATCATGGGCGACATCGCGCGCCAGCTGGGCCTCGATGCGCTTGCGGTGCGCATGCGCAATCTCTACGACGCCGATCCGCGCGGCCAGCGCAGCCTCACCCACTACCAGATGCGCGTCGAGGACAACATCCTGCATGCGCTGCTGCCGGCGCTGGCCAAATCCGCCGACTACCACGCGCGCCAGGCGGCGATCGGCGACTGGAACGCCGGGCAGCCAATCATCAAGCGCGGCCTGGCGATCACGCCGGTCAAGTTCGGCATCAGCTTCACGGCCACGCTGTTCAACCAGGCCGGTGCGCTGGTGCATGTCTACACCGACGGCAGCGTGCAGGTGAACCATGGCGGCGCCGAGATGGGCCAGGGCCTGAACACCAAGGTCGCGCAGATCGTCGCCGACGAGCTGGGCGTGCCGCTGGCGCGCGTGCTGGTCACGGCCAGCGACACCAGCAAGATCCCCAACGCCAGCGCCACCGCGGCCTCAAGCGGAACGGACCTCAACGGCCGCGCCGCGCAGTACGCGGCGCGCACCGTGCGCAACAACCTCGCGGCCTTCGTCGCCGGCCTCGACGGCTGCGGCGCGGGCGCGGTGGACTTCGCGGGCGGCCTGGTGCGCACGCCCAGGAGCGAGCGCCGCTGGGAGGATGTGGTGGGCGAAGCCTATGCCAACCGCATCCAGCTGTGGAGCGACGGCTTCTACCGCACGCCCAAGATCCACTACGACAAGCACACGCTCACGGGCCGGCCGTTCTACTACTTCGCCTATGGCGCGGCCTGCACCGAGGTCGCGCTCGACACGCTGACCGGCGAGAGCCGCGTGCTGCGCGTCGACATCCTGCACGACGTCGGCCACAGCATCAATCCGGCGCTTGACATCGGCCAGATCGAGGGCGGTTTCGTGCAGGGCATGGGCTGGCTCACGACCGAGCAGCTGGTCTGGAACGACCAGGGCCTGCTGACCACGCACGCGCCCAGCACCTACAAGATTCCCACGGCCGGCGACATTCCCGCGCACTTCCAGGTCGACCTCTGGCCCGAAGCCAACCGCGAGGACAACGTCGGCGGCAGCAAGGCCGTGGGCGAGCCGCCGTTCATGCTGGCCATCAGCGTGTACGAAGCCTTGCGCAACGCGGTGGCGGCCAGCCGGCCGCCCGCGCTCGCGCAGCAGCCGCTGACGCTCACGGCGCCGGCGACGGCGGAGAACCTGTTGCGGGCGATGGGAAGGGTCTGA
- the xdhA gene encoding xanthine dehydrogenase small subunit, producing MTLPVLQFVRRGQTVTLRNVPPERTLLEVLREDMGCTGTKEGCAEGDCGACTVVIGEAVATPAGETLRYSAINSCIRLAHSVNGLALWTVEDLARDPLIARDTPASIHPAQAAMVHCHGSQCGFCTPGFVMSLFGMYQNRVCQGQSITREQAQHDLSGNLCRCTGYRPILDAAQQMEQLPRAQVDEAAVLEQLQRLGAPAPAAAAYLAPRTLAELLAARAAHPQAQIVAGGTDVGLWVTKQLREFGQVLDVTRVAELRQIDDQGEHLSIGAAATLTQAFAALQALWPELDEFAARFAGLPVRNAGTLGGNVANGSPIGDSMPLLIALRARIVLASQRGERRMPIEDFYTGYRQNQLAADEVLARIEVPKPRAGELLRVYKVSKRTDDDISAVCLAIQLTLQDGEVQAASMGVGGVAATPVRARATEAVLAGAAWNETSVTQAADTLRHEFQPLSDMRASGDYRRALLAHLLERYWLESQGPGSTLATLIPLAQAAAVQKAPV from the coding sequence ATGACCCTGCCTGTTTTGCAATTCGTTCGCCGCGGCCAGACCGTGACACTGCGCAACGTGCCGCCCGAGCGCACGCTTCTCGAAGTCCTGCGCGAGGACATGGGCTGCACCGGCACCAAGGAAGGCTGCGCCGAGGGCGACTGCGGCGCCTGCACCGTGGTCATTGGCGAAGCCGTCGCGACGCCCGCGGGCGAGACGCTGCGCTACTCGGCGATCAACAGCTGCATCCGGCTTGCCCATTCGGTGAACGGCCTGGCGCTGTGGACCGTCGAGGACCTGGCGCGCGATCCGCTGATCGCGCGCGACACGCCGGCCAGCATCCACCCGGCGCAGGCCGCCATGGTCCACTGCCACGGCTCGCAGTGCGGCTTCTGCACGCCGGGATTCGTCATGAGCTTGTTCGGCATGTACCAGAACCGCGTCTGCCAGGGCCAGTCCATCACGCGCGAACAGGCCCAGCATGACCTGTCGGGCAACCTGTGCCGCTGCACCGGCTACCGCCCCATCCTCGACGCCGCGCAGCAGATGGAGCAGCTGCCGCGCGCCCAGGTCGACGAAGCCGCGGTGCTCGAACAACTGCAGCGGCTGGGCGCGCCCGCGCCGGCCGCAGCCGCCTATCTCGCGCCGCGTACCCTGGCCGAGCTGCTGGCGGCGCGCGCCGCCCACCCGCAGGCGCAGATCGTCGCCGGCGGCACCGATGTCGGCCTGTGGGTCACCAAGCAGTTGCGCGAATTCGGCCAGGTGCTGGATGTGACGCGCGTCGCCGAGCTGCGGCAGATCGACGACCAGGGCGAGCATCTGTCGATCGGCGCGGCGGCCACGCTGACCCAGGCATTTGCCGCGCTGCAGGCGCTGTGGCCGGAGCTCGATGAATTCGCCGCGCGCTTTGCGGGCCTGCCGGTGCGCAATGCCGGCACGCTGGGCGGCAACGTCGCCAACGGCTCGCCGATCGGCGACTCGATGCCGCTGCTGATCGCGCTGCGCGCGCGCATCGTGCTGGCCAGCCAGCGCGGCGAGCGCCGGATGCCCATCGAGGATTTCTACACCGGCTACCGCCAGAACCAGCTGGCCGCCGATGAAGTGCTGGCGCGCATCGAGGTGCCCAAGCCGCGCGCGGGCGAACTGCTGCGCGTGTACAAGGTCTCCAAGCGCACCGACGACGACATCTCGGCGGTCTGCCTCGCGATCCAGCTCACGCTGCAGGACGGCGAGGTTCAGGCCGCATCGATGGGCGTGGGCGGCGTCGCGGCCACGCCGGTGCGTGCGCGCGCCACCGAGGCGGTGCTGGCCGGCGCGGCCTGGAACGAAACCAGCGTCACGCAGGCCGCGGACACGCTGCGCCATGAATTCCAGCCGCTGTCCGACATGCGCGCCAGCGGCGACTACCGCCGCGCGCTGCTGGCCCACCTGCTAGAGCGCTACTGGCTTGAAAGCCAGGGTCCGGGCAGCACCCTGGCCACTCTTATTCCCCTGGCGCAAGCTGCTGCCGTCCAGAAAGCCCCGGTATGA
- a CDS encoding ABC transporter ATP-binding protein, with translation MNPPETNSAPGNAPPRLQLTGITKRYPAVVANSGVSLTVQPGEVHAVLGENGAGKSTLMKIIYGSVKPDEGMIQVDGQVVQIRNPQEARQLGIAMVFQHFSLFDTLTVAENVWLGLDKQIALAEVVRRIEETAQVYGMDIDPQRPVHTLSVGEMQRVEIIRALLTRPRLLILDEPTSVLTPQAVEKLFVVLRKLAAEGCSILYISHKLHEIRELCNHCTVLRGGKVTGVCEPRQESNASLSRLMIGAEPPALTHREVATGAVVLRVQGLTLPRVDQFGVDLSGIDFEVRAGEVVGIAGVSGNGQKELLYSLSGEDRRAAPAMVQVAGREAGRMAPGQRRALGLHFVPEERLGRGAVPTMSLAHNLLLTRDDAVGRGGWLRMDVLNSQARGIIERFKVKAGGPHSAAKSLSGGNLQKFIVGREIEAKPRLLIVSQPTWGVDVGAAAQIRGEILALRDAGCAVLVLSEELDELFEICDRLHVVAKGQLSPSVPRAEATVQRIGEWMSGLWQADAAARAQGGRHAQA, from the coding sequence ATGAATCCCCCTGAAACAAATTCCGCGCCCGGTAACGCACCGCCGCGCTTGCAATTGACGGGCATCACCAAACGTTATCCGGCCGTCGTGGCCAACAGCGGCGTTTCGCTGACCGTCCAGCCCGGCGAAGTGCATGCCGTGCTGGGCGAAAACGGTGCGGGCAAGTCGACGCTGATGAAAATCATCTATGGCTCGGTCAAGCCGGACGAAGGCATGATCCAGGTCGATGGCCAGGTGGTGCAGATCCGCAATCCGCAGGAAGCGCGCCAGCTGGGCATTGCCATGGTGTTCCAGCATTTCAGCCTGTTCGACACGCTCACGGTGGCGGAAAACGTCTGGCTCGGCCTCGACAAGCAGATTGCGCTCGCCGAAGTGGTGCGCCGCATCGAGGAAACCGCCCAGGTCTACGGCATGGACATCGACCCGCAGCGCCCGGTGCACACGCTGTCGGTGGGCGAGATGCAGCGCGTCGAGATCATCCGCGCCTTGCTCACGCGCCCGCGCCTGCTGATTCTCGACGAGCCGACCTCGGTGCTCACGCCGCAGGCCGTCGAGAAGCTGTTCGTGGTGCTGCGCAAGCTGGCCGCCGAAGGCTGCAGCATTCTGTATATCAGCCACAAGCTGCACGAGATCCGCGAGCTGTGCAACCACTGCACGGTGCTGCGCGGCGGCAAGGTCACGGGCGTGTGCGAGCCGCGCCAGGAATCGAATGCCTCGCTGTCGCGGCTGATGATCGGCGCCGAGCCGCCGGCGCTGACGCACCGCGAGGTCGCCACCGGCGCCGTGGTGCTGCGCGTGCAGGGGCTGACGCTGCCGCGTGTCGACCAGTTCGGTGTCGATCTGTCGGGCATCGACTTCGAGGTGCGCGCGGGCGAGGTCGTGGGCATTGCCGGCGTGTCGGGCAACGGCCAGAAGGAACTGCTCTACAGCCTGTCGGGCGAAGACCGGCGCGCCGCGCCGGCCATGGTCCAGGTCGCGGGCCGCGAAGCCGGGCGCATGGCGCCGGGCCAGCGGCGCGCGCTGGGCCTGCATTTCGTGCCCGAGGAGCGGCTGGGCCGCGGCGCGGTGCCGACCATGAGCCTGGCGCACAACCTGCTGCTCACGCGCGATGACGCCGTGGGCCGCGGCGGCTGGCTGCGCATGGACGTGCTCAACAGCCAGGCGCGCGGCATCATCGAGCGCTTCAAGGTCAAGGCCGGCGGGCCGCATTCGGCCGCGAAGTCGCTGTCGGGCGGCAACCTGCAGAAATTCATCGTCGGCCGCGAGATCGAAGCCAAGCCCCGGCTGCTGATCGTCTCGCAGCCGACCTGGGGCGTGGACGTGGGCGCGGCCGCGCAGATCCGGGGCGAGATCCTGGCGCTGCGCGACGCGGGGTGTGCGGTGCTGGTGCTCAGCGAGGAGTTGGACGAATTGTTTGAAATCTGTGACCGGCTGCATGTGGTGGCCAAGGGCCAGCTGTCGCCCTCCGTGCCGCGGGCCGAAGCCACGGTGCAGCGCATCGGCGAATGGATGAGCGGGCTGTGGCAGGCCGACGCGGCCGCGCGCGCGCAGGGAGGCCGGCATGCTCAAGCTTGA